The Henckelia pumila isolate YLH828 chromosome 2, ASM3356847v2, whole genome shotgun sequence genome includes a window with the following:
- the LOC140882209 gene encoding microtubule-associated protein RP/EB family member 1B-like isoform X2 produces the protein MASNIGLMDSAYFVGRNEILGWINATLQLNLSRVEEAASGAVQCQMMDMTYPGIVPMHKVNFDAKTEYDMIQNYKVLQDVFNKLKIEKHIEVNRLVKGRPLDNLEFLQWLKRYCDSVNGGITNENYNPVERRTKGGKERNIKGSQKNSKSLQTNRSLNSGLCDGMSVLKQGKSGGVATGVNSSVEINAMTKEITELKLSVDLLEKERDFYFAKLRDVEILCQTPELENLALAVAIKKILYCADEKESALAEAQEIVSRSVNLAGDSEFSDTDH, from the exons ATGGCGTCAAATATAGGGTTGATGGATAGTGCATATTTTGTGGGACGGAACGAGATTCTTGGATGGATCAATGCCACGCTTCAGCTTAATCTCTCTCGTGTTGAAGAG GCGGCATCTGGGGCTGTGCAGTGTCAGATGATGGACATGACCTATCCAGGAATTGTCCCCATGCACAAG GTGAACTTCGATGCTAAGACTGAATACGATATGATCCAGAACTACAAAGTACTCCAGGACGTCTTTAACAAACTCAAAATTGAAAAG CATATTGAGGTCAATAGACTTGTGAAGGGAAGGCCATTGGACAACTTGGAGTTTCTTCAATGGCTAAAACGTTATTGTGATTCAGTAAATGGCGGAATAACAAATGA GAATTACAATCCCGTGGAACGCAGAACTAAAGGCGGAAAGGAGAGAAATATCAAGGGGTCTCAGAAGAACTCGAAGTCATTGCAAACAAACCGTTCTCTAAATTCTGGCTTATGTGATGGAATGAGTG TTCTCAAACAAGGGAAATCGGGTGGTGTTGCCACCGGGGTCAATTCTTCCGTGGAGATTAATGCCATGACAAAGGAG ATTACAGAGCTCAAGCTCTCTGTCGACCTCTTGGAAAAGGAAAGAGATTTTTATTTTGCAAAATTACGGGATGTTGAAATACTTTGCCAGACTCCTGAGTTGGAAAATCTTGCA TTGGCTGTGGCGATCAAGAAAATATTATATTGTGCAGATGAGAAGGAATCTGCACTTGCAGAAGCTCAAGAAATCGTATCTCGTTCAGTCAATTTAGCTGGAGATAGCGAATTTTCAGATACTGATCATTGA
- the LOC140882209 gene encoding microtubule-associated protein RP/EB family member 1B-like isoform X1: MASNIGLMDSAYFVGRNEILGWINATLQLNLSRVEEAASGAVQCQMMDMTYPGIVPMHKVNFDAKTEYDMIQNYKVLQDVFNKLKIEKHIEVNRLVKGRPLDNLEFLQWLKRYCDSVNGGITNENYNPVERRTKGGKERNIKGSQKNSKSLQTNRSLNSGLCDGMSGNKISVLKQGKSGGVATGVNSSVEINAMTKEITELKLSVDLLEKERDFYFAKLRDVEILCQTPELENLALAVAIKKILYCADEKESALAEAQEIVSRSVNLAGDSEFSDTDH; encoded by the exons ATGGCGTCAAATATAGGGTTGATGGATAGTGCATATTTTGTGGGACGGAACGAGATTCTTGGATGGATCAATGCCACGCTTCAGCTTAATCTCTCTCGTGTTGAAGAG GCGGCATCTGGGGCTGTGCAGTGTCAGATGATGGACATGACCTATCCAGGAATTGTCCCCATGCACAAG GTGAACTTCGATGCTAAGACTGAATACGATATGATCCAGAACTACAAAGTACTCCAGGACGTCTTTAACAAACTCAAAATTGAAAAG CATATTGAGGTCAATAGACTTGTGAAGGGAAGGCCATTGGACAACTTGGAGTTTCTTCAATGGCTAAAACGTTATTGTGATTCAGTAAATGGCGGAATAACAAATGA GAATTACAATCCCGTGGAACGCAGAACTAAAGGCGGAAAGGAGAGAAATATCAAGGGGTCTCAGAAGAACTCGAAGTCATTGCAAACAAACCGTTCTCTAAATTCTGGCTTATGTGATGGAATGAGTGGTAATAAGATATCTG TTCTCAAACAAGGGAAATCGGGTGGTGTTGCCACCGGGGTCAATTCTTCCGTGGAGATTAATGCCATGACAAAGGAG ATTACAGAGCTCAAGCTCTCTGTCGACCTCTTGGAAAAGGAAAGAGATTTTTATTTTGCAAAATTACGGGATGTTGAAATACTTTGCCAGACTCCTGAGTTGGAAAATCTTGCA TTGGCTGTGGCGATCAAGAAAATATTATATTGTGCAGATGAGAAGGAATCTGCACTTGCAGAAGCTCAAGAAATCGTATCTCGTTCAGTCAATTTAGCTGGAGATAGCGAATTTTCAGATACTGATCATTGA